Genomic window (Grus americana isolate bGruAme1 chromosome 10, bGruAme1.mat, whole genome shotgun sequence):
ACGGAGCGAGTTTAACGGTATATGTAGAACCTTAACTGTACGCTTGCCTGTTGTTAAGAGTTTAGCTATGTGTGCTTAACAGTCTtcgtaagattttttttttaaattgacatAGAGCTATCTTGCCAAATGGGAAAGACTTtataactgtttttaaaatgtaaagtatCTGGTTAGCCATGTAATTCAGTGTAATTCCAAGAAGATTTCAggcttttaaatatatgtgtTTTGTCTTCTAGCAAAAATACTTTGATTCTGGTGATTACAACATGGCTAAAGCAAAGATGAAGAATAAGCAACTGCCCGCTGCAGCTCCTGACAAGACAGAAGTCACTGGTGACCATATTCCTACTCCACAGGATCTTCCACAGCGGAAACCATCTCTTGTTGCTAGCAAGCTGGCTGGCTGACGAGAACAGCTGAACTGCATGATTATTCTCATTCCTGTTATTTCTCCTTGATAGTTATTTCTCCCCCTCACatccccctttttctttcttacactAAGTCATGAGACTGACAGCTTTGCAGGTAGCGATAGCATGTGCTGGTATTGTAAGGGAGTACTGTTAAGAGTAAAACGTGTAGTATTTGGACTAGTTGAGAACAATGCACTGATTAAAAAGGACAAGTTTGGTTAGAGCAATGTAATCTACTTGAAAATGTACATATTGCCCATTTCCTAGTGTAGGACTGGTTCCAGCAAGTGACATCGCAAGTTTTACAACTTctaatgtttctgcttttgttatttCATCTTAATTACAgcatatttgtatttaatataaCCTCCaattg
Coding sequences:
- the ARPP19 gene encoding cAMP-regulated phosphoprotein 19 isoform X1 encodes the protein MSAESSEPASAEEQKEMEDKVISPEKVEEAKLKARYPHLGQKPGGSDFLRKRLQKGQKYFDSGDYNMAKAKMKNKQLPAAAPDKTEVTGDHIPTPQDLPQRKPSLVASKLAG